DNA from Mucilaginibacter mallensis:
AGCCACATCCGTAATATTTATGAGAAGCTTCATGTGCATAACCAATCAGAAGCCGTTGCAAAAGCTTTAAAAAACAGGGTGGTTTAAAGCTGATTCCACTATAGCCTCACCTTACCTGAGAGCGGTAATTTCCGTTGTCAAACCAATAACCTGAACCTTTACTATACCAAAATTGGGGACATACCACTCCGTAGTTTCAGCGGTGAACGGAGCCATTTTATAACCTTTAATAGTAGTGGTAGTTTTATTAACTATTTTAAAACAATTCCAGGTTCCGGCGGGTGTGGTGACGTTTTCTTTAGCAACAACCGTCCTTTCAATTTGAGAAGTAGCAACACTTGAGACACCACCAATTTTCTCTTCCACTTGTGAGGTAACACTCTTTAAACGGTCGCCAACCTTCATCCCTGACGGATATTCCATGGAACTGGCGGTGAATTTAATATTAGCGTTGCCCTGCTGGGGGCTATTATCACCCATGTCCATTATAAATGAACCACCATTACATTTGTAGGAAATACTTTTTTCCCCGTTGGGCTTTCCGTTTTTATCAAAATATTTCGTACTAACGTTTGCAGTGGTTGTCCCGTTTATTGTGGTTACGTTAACAACCGTTGAAACCACTTTCCGTAAAACTTCGCCTTTCTCGTTATAACAGGTTGATTCAATAACCTTGTTTTTTTTCATATACATATACTGGGAACAATCCTGTGCCAGCATCCTTGAGGTTATTAAAAGTAGGGCGATGATGAATATAATTTTTTTCATGGGGTTTGGTTTTTATAACAAAGCTATTACAAACTCCAACAGCCGTCAATACCGCAAACGGGGGATATAATTTTTGCTGAACATCAAACTAAAGCGTTACCGATAAGCGGCATAGCTAATTTTATAAGCGATAAATTTACCTGAGTGCCGTGAGTTCCATTACAAAAGTTTTGCTCTGCATTTTCACCAGGCCAAAACCGGGGGCATACCATACGGTAGTTTCAGAAGTATTTGAAGCCATTTTTG
Protein-coding regions in this window:
- a CDS encoding TapB family protein — encoded protein: MKKIIFIIALLLITSRMLAQDCSQYMYMKKNKVIESTCYNEKGEVLRKVVSTVVNVTTINGTTTANVSTKYFDKNGKPNGEKSISYKCNGGSFIMDMGDNSPQQGNANIKFTASSMEYPSGMKVGDRLKSVTSQVEEKIGGVSSVATSQIERTVVAKENVTTPAGTWNCFKIVNKTTTTIKGYKMAPFTAETTEWYVPNFGIVKVQVIGLTTEITALR